The proteins below are encoded in one region of Hordeum vulgare subsp. vulgare chromosome 3H, MorexV3_pseudomolecules_assembly, whole genome shotgun sequence:
- the LOC123444166 gene encoding serine/arginine-rich-splicing factor SR34-like isoform X3 codes for MFICTIRAKTMGRRNSCTIYVGNLPGDIREREVEDLFYKYGRIVDIDLKIPPRPPGYAFVEFEDPRDADDAIYGRDGYDFDGYRLRVELAHGGKAQSYSYDRPSSFSSGRRGGVSRRSEYRVMVDGLPSSASWQDLKDHMRRAGDVCFSDVYREAGATVGIVDYTNYDDMKYAIRKLDGTEFRNAFSRAYIRVREYDARSRSRSRSLSYSRSRSYSRSLSRSRSPVSSVSGKSVSRSPRSRSVSRSASPARSD; via the exons ATGTTTATCTGCACCATTCGAGCTA aaacaatgggcaggcgcAACAGCTGCACCATTTATGTCGGCAATCTCCCTGGGGACATTCGTGAGAGGGAGGTTGAGGATCTCTTTTACAAG TATGGCCGTATTGTCGATATTGACTTGAAGATTCCTCCAAGGCCTCCTGGTTATGCTTTTGTCGAG TTTGAGGATCCTCGTGATGCTGATGACGCAATTTATGGCCGTGATGGTTATGACTTTGATGGCTACAGGCTGCGG GTGGAATTAGCTCATGGTGGAAAAGCTCAATCTTACTCGTACGATCGCCCAAGCAGCTTTAGCAGTGGACGCCGTGGAGGTGTTTCTAGGCGCTCTGAGTACCGAG TTATGGTTGATGGTTTACCTTCGTCAGCGTCATGGCAAGATCTCAAG GACCATATGCGACGGGCTGGCGATGTCTGCTTTTCTGATGTATACCGCGAGGCTGGAG CAACTGTTGGAATTGTGGATTATACAAACTACGATGACATGAAATATGCG ATTAGGAAGCTCGATGGTACAGAGTTCAGAAATGCATTTTCAAGGGCATATATCAGG GTGAGGGAGTATGATGCTAGATCAAGAAGCAGGAGCCGTAGCCTCtcttactcgagaagtcgcagctATAGCAG ATCACTGTCAAGATCTCGATCCCCTGTTTCTTCG GTGTCTGGAAAATCCGTGAGCAGAAGCCCCAGGAGCAGGAGTGTATCCCGTTCTGCATCTCCT GCGAGGTCGGATTGA
- the LOC123444166 gene encoding serine/arginine-rich-splicing factor SR34-like isoform X1 — protein sequence MFICTIRAKTMGRRNSCTIYVGNLPGDIREREVEDLFYKYGRIVDIDLKIPPRPPGYAFVEFEDPRDADDAIYGRDGYDFDGYRLRVELAHGGKAQSYSYDRPSSFSSGRRGGVSRRSEYRVMVDGLPSSASWQDLKDHMRRAGDVCFSDVYREAGATVGIVDYTNYDDMKYAIRKLDGTEFRNAFSRAYIRVREYDARSRSRSRSLSYSRSRSYSRSVSRSPLPVDERSLSRSRSPVSSVSGKSVSRSPRSRSVSRSASPARSD from the exons ATGTTTATCTGCACCATTCGAGCTA aaacaatgggcaggcgcAACAGCTGCACCATTTATGTCGGCAATCTCCCTGGGGACATTCGTGAGAGGGAGGTTGAGGATCTCTTTTACAAG TATGGCCGTATTGTCGATATTGACTTGAAGATTCCTCCAAGGCCTCCTGGTTATGCTTTTGTCGAG TTTGAGGATCCTCGTGATGCTGATGACGCAATTTATGGCCGTGATGGTTATGACTTTGATGGCTACAGGCTGCGG GTGGAATTAGCTCATGGTGGAAAAGCTCAATCTTACTCGTACGATCGCCCAAGCAGCTTTAGCAGTGGACGCCGTGGAGGTGTTTCTAGGCGCTCTGAGTACCGAG TTATGGTTGATGGTTTACCTTCGTCAGCGTCATGGCAAGATCTCAAG GACCATATGCGACGGGCTGGCGATGTCTGCTTTTCTGATGTATACCGCGAGGCTGGAG CAACTGTTGGAATTGTGGATTATACAAACTACGATGACATGAAATATGCG ATTAGGAAGCTCGATGGTACAGAGTTCAGAAATGCATTTTCAAGGGCATATATCAGG GTGAGGGAGTATGATGCTAGATCAAGAAGCAGGAGCCGTAGCCTCtcttactcgagaagtcgcagctATAGCAG ATCTGTCTCTCGGTCACCCTTACCTGTGGATGAAAG ATCACTGTCAAGATCTCGATCCCCTGTTTCTTCG GTGTCTGGAAAATCCGTGAGCAGAAGCCCCAGGAGCAGGAGTGTATCCCGTTCTGCATCTCCT GCGAGGTCGGATTGA
- the LOC123444166 gene encoding serine/arginine-rich-splicing factor SR34-like isoform X2, which yields MGRRNSCTIYVGNLPGDIREREVEDLFYKYGRIVDIDLKIPPRPPGYAFVEFEDPRDADDAIYGRDGYDFDGYRLRVELAHGGKAQSYSYDRPSSFSSGRRGGVSRRSEYRVMVDGLPSSASWQDLKDHMRRAGDVCFSDVYREAGATVGIVDYTNYDDMKYAIRKLDGTEFRNAFSRAYIRVREYDARSRSRSRSLSYSRSRSYSRSVSRSPLPVDERSLSRSRSPVSSVSGKSVSRSPRSRSVSRSASPARSD from the exons atgggcaggcgcAACAGCTGCACCATTTATGTCGGCAATCTCCCTGGGGACATTCGTGAGAGGGAGGTTGAGGATCTCTTTTACAAG TATGGCCGTATTGTCGATATTGACTTGAAGATTCCTCCAAGGCCTCCTGGTTATGCTTTTGTCGAG TTTGAGGATCCTCGTGATGCTGATGACGCAATTTATGGCCGTGATGGTTATGACTTTGATGGCTACAGGCTGCGG GTGGAATTAGCTCATGGTGGAAAAGCTCAATCTTACTCGTACGATCGCCCAAGCAGCTTTAGCAGTGGACGCCGTGGAGGTGTTTCTAGGCGCTCTGAGTACCGAG TTATGGTTGATGGTTTACCTTCGTCAGCGTCATGGCAAGATCTCAAG GACCATATGCGACGGGCTGGCGATGTCTGCTTTTCTGATGTATACCGCGAGGCTGGAG CAACTGTTGGAATTGTGGATTATACAAACTACGATGACATGAAATATGCG ATTAGGAAGCTCGATGGTACAGAGTTCAGAAATGCATTTTCAAGGGCATATATCAGG GTGAGGGAGTATGATGCTAGATCAAGAAGCAGGAGCCGTAGCCTCtcttactcgagaagtcgcagctATAGCAG ATCTGTCTCTCGGTCACCCTTACCTGTGGATGAAAG ATCACTGTCAAGATCTCGATCCCCTGTTTCTTCG GTGTCTGGAAAATCCGTGAGCAGAAGCCCCAGGAGCAGGAGTGTATCCCGTTCTGCATCTCCT GCGAGGTCGGATTGA